Part of the Nocardia farcinica genome, CGGGTCCGCTGCGCGAGGCCGAGGAGATCGCGGCCGCGGCCACGGTGGGCGTGCGCGAGGTCGAGTTCCTCGGTCACCCCGACGGGCGGCTGGAATACGGGCTGCCGTTGCGTCGCGATCTGGCCGCCGCGATCCGCCGGCATCGGCCGGAGATGGTGATCCTGCTGCATTTCGGCGACACCTGGGGTCCCGGCTATCTCAACAGCGCCGACCACCGCGCGGTCGGGCGGGCCGGTCTGGACGCGGTGGCCGACGCGGGCAACGAGTGGATCTTCCCCGAACTGGCCGACCTGGCGCCGTGGACCGCCCGCTGGGCGGCCGTCACGGGACCGGGCCCCACCCACGCGGTCGACGTCACCGACACGATCGACCGGGCGATCGCCTCGCTGTCCGAACACCGGCGCTACCTCGCCGCGCTCAGCGACGAGCCGGTGGCGGACCAGGTGCGCGCGATCGTCGAGATGGGCACCGGACCGATCGAGGGGTTCCCGGCCGAGCGCGCGGTGGGGTTCCGGCTCTACTACTTCCGGTGAGCGCGACCCGGCGACGACGGTGTGGCAGGCTGAGCCGATGCGTGTTGCCGTTGTAGCGGGCCCGGACCCCGGCCATGCGTTCCCGGCGCTCGCGCTGTGCGCGCGATTCCTGGCGGCGGGTGACGAGCCGGTGCTGTTCACCGGTCCGCGCTGGTTCGACATGGCCAAGACGGCCGGTATTCCGGTGCGCCGCCTGAAAGGCTTGGCGCCCAGGGCGATCGACGACGACCGCGACGCCGGCCGGCGGATCCACGAGCGCGCCGCGCACATCTCCACCG contains:
- a CDS encoding PIG-L deacetylase family protein codes for the protein MEQVPEDWQRGLVIVAHPDDIEYGAAAAVARWTEQGKDIRYVLATSGEAGIAGLPPAESGPLREAEEIAAAATVGVREVEFLGHPDGRLEYGLPLRRDLAAAIRRHRPEMVILLHFGDTWGPGYLNSADHRAVGRAGLDAVADAGNEWIFPELADLAPWTARWAAVTGPGPTHAVDVTDTIDRAIASLSEHRRYLAALSDEPVADQVRAIVEMGTGPIEGFPAERAVGFRLYYFR